In Trichoderma breve strain T069 chromosome 4, whole genome shotgun sequence, the following proteins share a genomic window:
- a CDS encoding FAD binding domain-containing protein, which yields MKNALAFASALALAGYADAVPAASSTTCCRELSQALPSVFFSPSTSQYNTLINARWSGTSVLHPGCVVTPKSALDVSKAVKIIVKNQCQFAVRGGGHNANPGFNSIDDGVSIDLSSLNSASLAKDRSYIGIGAGITWGETYDAFNSSNIGFTGGICEDVSAGGISLGGGQSLFQPKRGWAIDNILNYEIVLASGEIVNANATSYPDLFKALKGGNTNFGIASYSEVQDQMSQALVDFTANNHFDVNTSVQLMTVYLANNQGQIVNAAFGNTIGEENPASLQEFLNMPNQVKHDVGHIKLADFVHQVSEFQAKGYRQVTSSITFSNDYVTVRDIWDVTDEIYNGLEHKDQVDWMISFIPQPMVQQSYAARSGGNSLGLQSVTDDQIVVWLTSRWTDPSLDSMMYAARDDFITATEAVAKKYGTYHPFLYINYASPSQNPLCGYGVDNFNFLKTTAAKYDPHGVFQKLMPGGFKVSKTTCS from the exons cttcttttctccctccacATCACAATACAACACTCTCATCAATGCTCGATGGTCTGGTACCTCAGTCCTGCATCCAGGCTGCGTCGTAACTCCCAAGTCCGCTCTCGACGTGTCCAAGGCCGTCAAAATCATTGTCAAGAACCAATGCCAATTTGCCGTCAGAGGAGGCGGACATAACGCCAACCCAGGCTTCAATAGCATCGACGATGGTGTCTCTATTGATCTCAGCTCCCTGAATTCAGCTTCGTTGGCTAAAGATCGCTCATATATTGGCATTGGCGCTGGTATTACTTGGGGCGAAACCTACGACGCcttcaacagcagcaatattGGCTTTACGGGCGGAATCTGCGAGGACGTCAGCGCCGGCGGTATCAGCCTCGGGGGCGGCCAGTCTCTCTTCCAACCCAAGCGAGGATGGGCCATTGACAACATCCTCAATTATGAGATTGTGCTTGCCTCTGGTGAGATTGTGAATGCCAATGCCACGAGTTATCCGGATCTCTTCAAGGCGCTGAAGGGAGGCAACACCAACTTTGGTATC GCTAGTTACTCGGAAGTGCAAGATCAGATGAGCCAGGCTCTGGTTGACTTTACGGCGAATAATCACTTCGATGTCAACACGTCAGTGCAGCTCATGACTGTGTACTTGGCGAATAATCAAGGTCAAATCGTCAACGCTGCCTTTGGAAACACCATTGGCGAGGAGAATCCCGCTTCTCTGCAAGAATTCCTAAACATGCCGAACCAGGTCAAGCACGATGTTGGGCACATCAAGCTTGCCGACTTTGTGCACCAAGTCAGTGAGTTTCAGGCCAAGGGATATCG TCAAGTGACTTCCAGCATAACCTTTTCCAACGACTATGTCACCGTCCGAGACATTTGGGACGTGACTGATGAGATCTACAACGGACTCGAGCACAAAGACCAGGTTGACTGGATGATTTCGTTTATCCCCCAGCCCATGGTCCAGCAGTCATACGCAGCTCGCAGTGGCGGCAACAGTCTCGGCCTCCAGAGTGTCACAGATGACCAGATCG TGGTGTGGCTGACTTCGCGGTGGACCGACCCCAGCCTCGACAGCATGATGTACGCCGCGCGAGACGACTTCATTACCGCAACGGAGGCTGTTGCGAAGAAATACGGCACATACCACCCTTTCCTGTACATCAACTATGCTTCTCCTTCGCAAAACCCGCTCTGTGGATATGGAGTCGACAACTTTAATTTCTTGAAGACTACGGCGGCAAAGTATGATCCTCATGGCGTCTTTCAGAAGCTGATGCCTGGCGGCTTCAAAGTCAGCAAGACGACTTGCTCATAA